The genomic window aatcacatcttattttctgcagtaatccaaaatctagtggaaaaaatcccattggcaTTTCATCGAGGGGACCAGCGTGATGCTAACTTCCGGGTTGGCctacaaaaacatcatcattGCAACACTCCAAAGGCAAAGCAAAGAGGTTCAAATTGGTGTTATGTATGTGATATCGGTTGTTTAAAACACTGGCAGAATTCTATATGTTTCTTATTGACAAAAAGTCCCATATAGAGACCACTAAGCCAACAGTGCATTAGTCTATCTTACAGTACTTCTTGACTTCCCTACCCCATCTGTGCAACTAAGCCCTTAACACACTGATTCCTACCAAagacataaatctttaaaaGCAGGTAACAAATTATGTAAAAAGCAAACGTTACTCAAACTGGAGGAAATTTTGCATTTGTAAGGGACTATTTCAGAAAAGAATGTTTACACATTTGGTGTTTTTAGTAGGTCCgtgtatgtgggattgagtTAAGATAATCTACTGTACAATAACTATGTTCATCAACATGTCACCCAGAGAATCAGTGTGGCTAACTGATgtgttttcagtcatttttggACAACACTGAAGCTCTACGGCACAGAGGAGTAGGCTTTAGATACACTTTAGAAACTAACATGTTGGTGTTGTATCCTACCTCCCTTCTTTTCTGAATTCTCATACGATATTCATTCTTATATTTCCTCTCCCTTAAATTCTGTTCTTTCTTGTTTGGTTCATGCTGTAGAAAAAACACCTGAATATCTCCTGgttgtctttttgtcttctcTCCTTTTAGAGGTAACTTCCACAGACTGCAAAATTTACTCAGCTGAGTTTGACTGTTTTAACTTCCAGTATCatcagcttgtgtgtgtgtgtgcgtgtgtgtgtgtgtgttcagtgtttttcacatttgtgCAGTGTTCATCTATTTACGTATGTGGATGCCTATTTGCAGGAGTTTGCAGGGGAGGGGCTGCGCACTCTGGCGCTAGCCTATAAGGATCTGGATGAGGAGTATTTCAACCAGTGGAAACAGCGCCACCATGAGGCCAGTGTAGCACTGGACGACCGAGAGGGCAAACTGGACGAGCTGTATGAGGAGATAGAGAAGGATCTGCTGGTAGGAAACAGAATGCACGTTTCAGTAAAGCTCATACTGtaaaaactggattttattAACTTGAATTGAATATTAATCatgtgtctgaatgtgtgtgtgtgtgtgtgtgtgtgtgtgtgtgtgtgtgtgtgtccagctgCTTGGAGCAACAGCCATAGAAGATAAGTTACAAGACGGAGTACCTCAGACGATCGAGCAGCTGGCCAAAGCTGACATCAAAATCTGGGTTTTGACTGGTGACAAGCAAGGTACATAATTTCAAGTATGATTagcatatttttttgttgtgcaCTTCATGTTATCTGCTGTTACTGTCTTCTTAACGGTGTGGATTATTTGTGTTGCAGAAACTGCAGAAAACATCGGGTACTCGTGCAACTTACTGCGGGAGGAGATGAACGAGGTCTTCATCGTCTCGGGGAACTCACCTGAGGATGTCAGACAGGAACTGAGGTCAGAGGAAATATTCAAATTCAATTTCAGTTTAGGCTGAACATGAGGCACTGACATTATTATTagatgtttcttttatttatttatttatttattttgtggaGCAGAGATGCACAGACTTCCATGAAACCAGCAGAGGATTCAGTGTTTCTGCCAGAAGGAGCTGTGGGTAAAGGTGGGAAAGTGATCACAGATGAGGTGGTAAACGGAGAGTATGGCCTGGTCGTCAACGGACACAGCCTGGTACGTCAGGAAAAGCTTCCTAATTAGAAGCCGTAACTGTCCTCTGTGACTTGTGATGCTTATTATTGAAATTTAGTGGGGAAACTGTGTTGCATCAAAACCTTAAATTTCATTAAGAAATACATAATATGGAACAttcctttataatgtgtgaaATATCATTTACTCTTGAAGTCCATCAGACACTGAATAgatatttaaagacatttttttagcTGCAGTCGAGggtatattttcttttttatgacataattGATCTGAAATTTGTGAGAACTATAATCTGAAAGAAAATGCAACACCAGCGTttggtgtttgatttgtttttgttgtgaattGTTGGTCATACTTCCTCGTTTATTACCTCCATGGACATCTGCAACTGCCGACACTGTACAGGTAATATTTTCAGATGCTGTATAATTCCCGCCTTTCATCACTTCCCTATTTCCCCCTGTGTTCCCCCAGGCGTACGCCCTGGAGCGCAGCATGGAGCTGGAGTTCCTGAGGACGGCGTGTATGTGTAAAGCTGTGATCTGCTGCCGGGTCACTCCTCTGCAGAAGGCTCAGGTGGTCGAGCTGGTCAAGAAGTACAAGCAGGCGGTCACGCTGGCCATAGGGGACGGAGCCAACGATGTGAGCATGATCAAAGGTATCTGCAGGGCAACAGAGCAGCTTTAAGGGGCTGTGTCCATCAAAGGGTTTTTTCTGATGCATGACAAGGTGCTGGGCATGAAGTCTGCGCTGAGCACTGCTCGttgggtgtttgttttttctgagcATCGAGAGCTTAAAAATGTTCAACTATGGGTTAAAATACacgaaagaaaacatacttattatattgtattcctttaagtttaaGGATAGTGTCTATGGTTGCATTACACCTGAAAAAGTGACTGAAATGCCCATCACTGTTTTTGGATACAAAGAAATTCAATCATCCtttatcttcttcctctctttgtgCGCCCAGCGGCTCATATCGGCGTGGGCATCTCAGGCCAGGAGGGCATGCAGGCCGTTCTGTCCAGCGACTACTCCTTCGCCCAGTTCCGCTTCCTGCagcgcctcctgctggtgcACGGCCGCTGGTCCTACCTGCGCATGTGCAAGTTCCTGCGCTACTTCTTCTACAAGAACTTCACTTTCACCTTTGTCCACTTCTGGTACGCCTTCTTCTGCGGCTTCTCTGCGCAGGTGAGAGAGTGACGGGAGGATACAGTAAATACAGGACTAGTGGGGAGGAAGGAAATGTGCAAATGATTATTATTTGAATTAAAAGTTAATGATTTTCATTcaaataattatattaattaaGTCAGGCACCCATTTGTCCTGGAGTTGTATGAAATTATTCAAATATTTCTGACTTTGTTTTTCAGACGGTGTATGATGAGTGGTTCATAACACTCTACAACCTGGTGTACACAGCACTACCTGTACTGGGGATGAGTCTGTTTGATCAGGTAACTATCTGATGTGTGTACGTGTGATAGATCTGACAAggaacacaggaaacacacagactaCATATCTTTGTCTCTCAGGATGTGAACGACATTTGGAGTTTCCAGCATCCTCAGCTTTACGTCCCCGGTCAACTCAACCTGTACTTCAGCAAGAAGGCCTTCTTCAAGTGTGCCCTCCACAGCTGCTACAGCTCCCTGGTGCTCTTCTTCATCCCCTACGCAGCCATGCAGGACACCGTGAGGGACGACGGGAAGGACGTCGCTGACTACCAGTCCTTCGCCCTCCTCACCCAGACGTGTCTGCTGTTTGCCGTCACCATCCAGGTGCGAGGAACCTTTTCTTTCGGATAAGCTCCTCTTTCTCATTCATCAGGCTCAGAATAAAAGGAATGACACATATTTTTGcttactgtctgtgtctataGTTGGGGCTGGAGATGTCTTACTGGACAGCAGTCAACACCTTCTTCGTGCTGGGCAGTCTTGCCATGTACTTTGCTGTCACGTTCACCATGTACAGTAACGGCATGTTTCTCATGTTGCCGTCAGCCTTCCCTTTCATAGGTGAGTGGTGAACTATTCAACCTGCCAAACAGATGTAGCACTGGGCTCATGGCTGTGCATGTCTGCTCCAAAGAAAAGCTTTAGTCCTTCTATTTAAACGAGGCTGTTCCAGAGTAAAGGTGGCAGTAGTCAGATGAGTTGAATTATACTTCCAAATACTGAGTGTCTGAAttcagtttggtgtgtttgcACAGGCAAAACTTCAGTTTACAACCAAACCAAATACCAAAACTGGCCGGGATCATTGCTGTGTGTGCAGGAGGCCACACGAACTTGCTTATCCTTGAACATAGTGTCATCTGTAGTTTGTCGACAGGGTCATGTGATCAGTTGGGCTTTTTTAGTGCCAACCAAAATGTATAGAACGCTTGCATCAATGCTTGATGTGACTCTTAGTCTTGTTTACCCCTTTGATGTTTCATATTCAGTGACGACAGTCTTAAAGGGAagtttcggtttatttcaacccatctcctatcgtcctaaatttgtttcaagtgacaagtgacatagaaataatagttagcatgttagccgttagcctagatacagccggggagcatagtagcgtcagacctgttaagacgtaagtgaacgggcaaccttcaagtgcaaagttagtccactaaacaagctttttttccacaaagaccgcctcatatcgttaggataaatgtcagagaacatatagaaaatgacatgtaaacgtgttgtgtTGTCTTActttaccggtgtgctgccatgtttgtttNNNNNNNNNNNNNNNNNNNNNNNNNNNNNNNNNNNNNNNNNNNNNNNNNNNNNNNNNNNNNNNNNNNNNNNNNNNNNNNNNNNNNNNNNNNNNNNNNNNNNNNNNNNNNNNNNNNNNNNNNNNNNNNNNNNNNNNNNNNNNNNNNNNNNNNNNNNNNNNNNNNNNNNNNNNNNNNNNNNNNNNNNNNNNNNNNNNNNNNNNNNNNNNNNNNNNNNNNNNNNNNNNNNNNNNNNNNNNNNNNNNNNNNNNNNNNNNNNNNNNNNNNNNNNNNNNNNNNNNNNNNNNNNNNNNNNNNNNNNNNNNNNNNNNNNNNNNNNNNNNNNNNNNNNNNNNNNNNNNNNNNNNNNaggcggtctttgtggaaaaaaagcttgtttagtggactaactttgcacttgaaggttgcccgttcacttacgttttaacaggtctgacgctactatgcgccccggctgtatctaggctaacggctaacatgctaactattatttttatgtcactagtcacttgaaacaaatttaggacgataggagacaggttgaaataaaccaaaatttccctttaaattcaACAGAAGAGCCCGACAAATGTACAAATACAaaccgtctgtgtgtgtgtgtgtgtgtgtgtgtgtgtgtgtgtgtgtgtgtgtgtgtgtgcgtatgtttGTCCAGGAACGGCCCGAAACTCTCTGAACCAGCCCAACATTTGGCTGACGATCCTCCTCACCTCCATCCTGTGTGTCCTTCCTGTGGTCACCTACCGCTTCCTGTTTATCCAGCTCTGCCCCACCATCAATGACAAGGTACAAATGGAACAACTCCACACTTACACTTTACTTTACACACTAAAATGCAGCTGCACTTGTTATATGTGAATTTCCTCTCTGTGACCATCTGCCCAAACTTTCAGGTGATGTTCAAGGTGAGACAGGCCAAGGCGACACCTGCCCCTCCGCCTCGACGCACCCGCATCCGTCGCACCAGCTCCCGGCGCTCAGGCTACGCCTTCTCACATGCGCAGGGCTACGGGGACCTGGTGACGTCGGGAAGGTTCCTGCGGCGTCCCGCTGTGTCCCGATCCTCAGGTTTTGCCCACACTGGTCGGCCTACCATGGGGTTCAGTCCCATGGGACGATCGGCTGGATACAGCCCGACAGGACGCCCTCAAAACGTCAAGGTCCCAGATGTGGAGGTGACATCGCTGCAGATGTACAGGACTATCAGAGATCCTgcactctgacagacagctggttAATGTCAGGGAGAAGGACTAATGCCAACTGGACAGCTGTGTGCCGCCGGTGGTTAAAAGCTCCCATTTGTACATTCATGTACACCTTGAAGAACTTGTTCTGGCTTTCCAGAAAACTTCATGTCACAGATTCTTCTCTCATCTGCACAGTCGCCCGGGACGAGGTTTGAAAAGTACTTTTGCTCCAAGCATTTTATCTTGTAATCGATATATCAAAGGAAACTACAACAAAATGTCTCACCACTTCTGATGGATCATTTTCCTCAGATCATGAGTGCTCATGTAAAACATGCCTCATGCAGACGCAACAGATGAAACCTTTCTGACACTAGAAACAGTAACAGGGTTATTCACTTCCACATAGGACAAACCACAGAAGGGGAACATTTTGGCTTCCTGAGGAGGACAAAGTGTCATCGTGTTTACAGACGACCCAGACTTCCCTAACCCTGGGAGTCCAGATGCACAGCAGGGCTTTGTGCAGGGGATACAACCAGCAAAGCCATTTTGCATaagaatattttaattttatacttCTAGTAtctttttaaagcattttattttcctatCTTGAAAGCTGTTAGCACTTTGGCAGACAATGACAATGGGAGTTGACTGAATGTATGAAGGAATGTGTCTGCTCCCAACAAACGTCCATCTTCTCCGTggctcagaggaggagaagtCATGGCAGGATTCAGGATTCACCATATTGctggacatttttttcttctttcagtgTGTTTCGTTTCATCACATTCTGTGTGCTGAAAGAATTTCATGCAACTTCAATAATTTATAGAAGACAGTAACTCAAATCCTAGCAAAGCAAATTCTAATTTTTGATTTACACCTAAAACACAGGGGCATTTAAATCACACTCTTCAGTACCACTGGGCATCGTGACATACTTCATACTTTAAAGGTTAAATTGTTTTATTAGTTAGAAAATAAGCTATTcttgtgtgacatataacaaaTATCTACTATCGGAGCAATGGTTTGACTGCCAGGTTGTGAAATtgatattattataataacttTAATTGTCTTCTCAGACTTCTCAGTGTATCATGAGAGGTTATTGTGAACTGAGAAACATGCAAACCTTTGCTGACAACATGACGGCTAATCAGAGTCATGAAGGTCATTTTAAGTCATTACAGTTACAATCTCGAAGATCCCTGTTTTGTTCCCTTTAGCTGCACCTGTGGCAAGAAGCAGTTTTTGCTGCACTTTTTGGCAGATTAATGGTGATCTGAGGGTCGACCCACAACCAGCTGGTGGGGCTTTACGAGTTCAGAAGCCCAGTGGTTCCCTACTGGTTGGTAGCGGTCCAGACGTGGGTCGCAGGAACCACTGCAATAGCCCATCTTCTTCTCCCCGCTTGCTGTcaatcataaacacacacacacacacacacacacacacagcactcagGCTTGTCTCAGTCCTCAGTCCTGACAATCCTGCTACTATAATGCATATATTTAGCGGTCTGGGGGTCTGGTTTAGGTGGTTGACAACAGATATTattggagtgtgtgtgcatgtgtgcatgtttcatTATGTGTAAGAGTGGATTATAAATGGCCGCGCCACTTGTGATTTTTTCTGGGAATGTCGCCCTCGACACAATCaccatttatttaaataataatcttGGAGATTATTATTTTGATAAAGGAATTTTTGCACTTCTTCAATTAATCAGCTATGGCATTTGATCATCTACTCATAAGTgaactactactaataatattGAGACAATTTGTTACAGTACTTGCAGCATGTTTGCAGTTTGGTGTCCAGAAAGAAAAAGTAGTGCCGGGCCAAAAAGAAATTAACAGACACTGGTCAGGCTGTGCGATGGATTAATCTTCCTGTATGATGAATAAATTAAAGCACTAGTGAAAAGACGTTTATCACCCATCGATCATCAAAATCTAATTATCATGTGCAGGGTCGCTGAGagagcctatcccagcatgcactggttGGAAGGCACAGAACACCGCAACAGCTTCACAAACTCACACCTACAAGCAATAATTAAGAGTCTTTGGCCTGTGGAATttttcacaacctggcaacccaaaacTTGTTCTCATTAATGGCTTATTAGtgatctgtttatttaaagtcATCAGCTACAGCTACTAAACAATTTCATAAGAATGCCTTATCATGAAGTGGTACCAAATCTTCTATTGTGCAGCTTTATGGGAGCATGAAATGTCCAAAATGTGTCTCAGTGGTAAAGTCTTGGGTTTACATCCGAGTTAAGGCCCTGTTCAAGCTCACTATTGTTGGTGGATGTACCTGCATCATGTCTAGATCCAGTTTAGAGGGATTGTAGTTAGAATACATGCACCAGAATGTGTCTTAAATGCACCCGCAGTGACCACTTCAGACCACATTCAGCATCCACGCTGATGTTTGATTTTTagcaaactaacaaaaaaaagaaaaatgcacattttcacCTCATCGAACAGCAAGAGTAGTGGACAACGCCAGCTGTGGAGTAACTCATCTTGAATACAGAGTTTTTCGCACCACATAGATGGAGGTTTATCGTACTGTGCACACACTACAAAGCCGAGTGGATGATCCTTAAATCAATTCCTGGGTTCATGTTTGTCCACATTTTCTGTTTATAGCTACTTCATCGTTGTCGGTGCAGTTTTTGGTGCGTTCACATCCATCAgatcacacaaaacacatttaaatacaaagtGTGAACAGGCTCTAAAAACACTGCTTCCACAGTTCCCATGAGCTTTTAATTATGCAGCATAAATTATGCCTCATTTCAAAATCAGTGTGTCAGATTCTGCATCACATCATGCTTAGtaaaatcacatatctgctTCAGCAACAAGCTCGCTACTGTTTGTCTGACAATCAGTTTGGTCGTTAGCTGTATTTCTAATCTTAAAAAGCAGTGTATCTCAGCTGTTATCTGCTTTGTTCCCAGCGTCTTTCTCTCCTCAGCTCACTGAAAATATGAGCTGACTTAAACACAGAAGTTGCCTTAATATTTAAAGGAAAGGACATTTCTACATCATGCAATGCAGAAACAACAATGACAATGTTAGGTGGACGATAAggatgtaggaaaaaaaaaatgttttatgcaaCCCAGTCaaggaataaaaatgttttaaagggatagtttggatctgtTGAAGGGGAGTTGTATGAGGTGTGTCCACAGTGTATTACATATAGTAGATATATGTCGGTTGGTCCCCAGTTTGAAGAGGCAGGGTGTAGTCCAACAGGAAAGCCAAACAATAAAACCTAAATAAATCCTCACCTAAATAAAATGATATCAGCTTAAGTGTAGGCTATATTTGGATTATTTTCATGTCTTTATCTTACTGTTAGACATCGATTTCAGACAAGCATCTGaagccaatatatccctcttttcaaagagaaaaacagtgatttacaCTGGTCTACCGGCCcttgaaatgactcaaagtACCACCATTCTCGTGGGGCAAAGTCCTGTACTTTGTGACCCACTGGacgccccaacctgcctcctgacTGGGCCTCTCGAGaccacttccttctttccttctcccATCtggtgatcacagccttccaaaatgCATGGGTAATGCACAAATAACTGGACAATTATTATGTGGGATACGTAGGAAATTTGGTGCCTTACTTTctgtaggaaaatgtacaaacagtgccTGAGAACAGCCTGACGAACTAACTGACTGAtacagtggtagaccagcagctcctgagttCAGCAAGCccaaatgactgtttttgccAATGGAGTCTgatggctttgaggagagctgCATCTGTTAATGTCTCCTCAtcagaacaggctgtctgacaggaAGGCAAAGGGGTGAAAATACTCTTCATATAAGGTGCACTTAAACTGACgctgatttttttaggtggcttaaatatgttttgttgcttcccccgtccacagcagtgcattgcttagcttctgtatCGGCACTTCAgcttgcttctccaaactgtggcCATGCTAACCaccatttactgtatgtgttacACTGTCTGTGGATAAGTACCTTCAAACAGTCTGATTATCCCCTTCATTTAAGCAAAGATATTTTAGATACCATCATCATGTTTGCTGTTTAAACCTGAAGATAACAGCTGCTCTGTGGGatctttaatttattatttggtGTGTGAAGGTTTAAAGAGTAGTCCAAATAGAATTGGTTTTTATTCACTCATCAGTTTTTCATCTACAGTTTATTTTAAACCATTAAGAGagctgatgacatcataaaCCCTGTAGTATTTGTATCTAAAAAATCTCTGACCCTGATGTGATTCAGTCACTTGTCGCCCAGAATTGAATGTATTGCCCCCAAACCCCAGTGGTGAACCAAAAGTTTATTAAGGCTTTGTGTGTCATAGTTTACTCTGAAGTAAAACCGTTGCTCGTCCGACAGAATCTGATGCTGGAGGTCAGTGTGGTGAAGCTGGTTTGCACCACTGACCGCTCAGTTATTATTTACTGTAAAGTGTTCCTTCCTGGAGATTTTTCAGAGGTTGAATATGCAGAAGAAACATTTACTGCATCTTTGTTCTTTGTGTAAATTAAGCTCATAATCAAGTTGTGTTGTAAGTTTCTGATGTTTTGAGGCATTATCTGGTAGCCAGTCCAGTTGTTTCCATTTTTATCTTactggggtccgtttcacaaaggcAATCTGTGAGcgctgctgacacacacatcacaggTGTTGACAGCCAGTGGTTTAGTGGTAGCTGTAgtggtgggtgtactactaggtagatgaGTACCAaagaggaagtgggtatactctcctttATATTCCATTGggtttttggctgataggtgggtatactgtaaacagccagaaaaagaggtgggtatacccttCACGACACCACTAGCAACAGCTCCACGTTTTGTTGAAATCACAGGTTGCATTCAGCAGAGCTTTGTCTGCAGTATTAATGCAGAACCAGTTCATTAAGAGTGGCCGCAACACTGTCCACTAGTGTCTTTTTCCAGTATTTCTGTGGTACTCTCCTAAATAAATTGTAGCCATGATGAAAACTTCAGATATTTATCATTATATTACTATCGTTGTATCGTTGTATCCGCCCCGAAGACTGAAACTGTAACATAAAGGATTTTTGATAAGTGTTTCTTAAACATGTCAAACTATCTTGTGATTTTTAGCTCTGCTCTTCCTGATAACCATTTTGTATCATTTTTGTACTTAAACAAATGCAATAAAAAGATCAATAGGATGTGCAATTTTCTAATTCTTTGTGCATGAGGAGTTTTTCTGATATGAATGCAATGATGTTCTTAAAAACTTTCAGCAAGAAAACTAATAACATCATGATAGTTTTTCTCTCTGAGGCATTTTTTGGAGGTCCAGGAGCATATTTATATTCAAATAATGCTTTAAAATCATGGGATATTTGGCACCTTCACACTTCTTTTTTATTGCGAATGCTCCATTGGATTGATATTGGTTTAaaatcttaaaggtccagtgtgtagaatttagggggaaatattagcagaaatggaatataacataaaaagtatattttctttagtgtataatcacctgaaaataagaagcatgttttcagctgcaacatattctcatcccaactcattcaatac from Epinephelus moara isolate mb chromosome 8, YSFRI_EMoa_1.0, whole genome shotgun sequence includes these protein-coding regions:
- the LOC126394771 gene encoding phospholipid-transporting ATPase ID-like, giving the protein MSFFGMDCVRKKERELERKIRANDREYNLSFRYATNAIKTSKYNPFTFLPLNLFEQFQRIANAYFLFLLVLQVIPQISSLSWFTTVVPLVLVLAVTAAKDATDDINRHRSDNHVNNRKVQVLIDRKLRSEKWMDVQVGDIIKLENNQFVTADLLLLSSSEPLNLVYIETAELDGETNLKVRQALTVTGDLGEDIEKLADFNGEVCCEPPNNRLDRFTGTLTYTGQKYPLDNEKILLRGCTLRNTEWCFGLVLFGGPETKLMQNCGKSTFKRTSVDRLMNVLVLCIFGFLAFMCTILAIGNYVWELNEGSQFTVFLPRQDGNNAGFSAFLTFWSYVIILNTVVPISLYVSVEIIRLGNSFYIDWDRKMYYSRNDTPAEARTTTLNEELGQIKYVFSDKTGTLTQNIMTFNKCSINSKCYGDVYDYTGQRLEITEHTQIVDFSFNPLADPRFMFHDHSLVEAVKLENPEVHAFFRLLALCHTVMAEEKKEGELFYQAQSPDEGALVTAARNFGFVFRSRTPDSVSIVEMGQQRSYELLAILDFNNVRKRMSVIVRSPEGKLSLYCKGADTIIYERLHQSCSKLMDVTTEHLNEFAGEGLRTLALAYKDLDEEYFNQWKQRHHEASVALDDREGKLDELYEEIEKDLLLLGATAIEDKLQDGVPQTIEQLAKADIKIWVLTGDKQETAENIGYSCNLLREEMNEVFIVSGNSPEDVRQELRDAQTSMKPAEDSVFLPEGAVGKGGKVITDEVVNGEYGLVVNGHSLAYALERSMELEFLRTACMCKAVICCRVTPLQKAQVVELVKKYKQAVTLAIGDGANDVSMIKAAHIGVGISGQEGMQAVLSSDYSFAQFRFLQRLLLVHGRWSYLRMCKFLRYFFYKNFTFTFVHFWYAFFCGFSAQTVYDEWFITLYNLVYTALPVLGMSLFDQDVNDIWSFQHPQLYVPGQLNLYFSKKAFFKCALHSCYSSLVLFFIPYAAMQDTVRDDGKDVADYQSFALLTQTCLLFAVTIQLGLEMSYWTAVNTFFVLGSLAMYFAVTFTMYSNGMFLMLPSAFPFIGTARNSLNQPNIWLTILLTSILCVLPVVTYRFLFIQLCPTINDKVMFKVRQAKATPAPPPRRTRIRRTSSRRSGYAFSHAQGYGDLVTSGRFLRRPAVSRSSGFAHTGRPTMGFSPMGRSAGYSPTGRPQNVKVPDVEVTSLQMYRTIRDPAL